The Pagrus major chromosome 17, Pma_NU_1.0 genome includes a region encoding these proteins:
- the oprd1b gene encoding opioid receptor, delta 1b, which yields MEFPTLLPDALADFNERFSVSLTPFNATLSEDLLRAPSSGNETSRAASRDTTSLIIAVCITALYSLICVVGLLGNVLVMYGVVRYTKMKTATNIYIFNLALADALATSTLPFQSAKYLMRTWPFGELLCKVVIAIDYYNMFTSIFTLTMMSVDRYIAVCHPVRALDFRTPAKAKLINVCIWILSSAVGVPVMVIAMTKVTDKGNTACTLRFPKPEWYWDTVMKICVFIIAFVVPVLVITVCYGLMILRLKSVRLLSGSKEKDRNMRRITRMVLVVVAAFIICWTPIHIFIIVKTMVDIDHKNLLVMACWHLCIALGYTNSSLNPVLYAFLDENFKRCFRDFCLPYRSRLEQSSFSRARNSTREPVSVCAPARTEGPPA from the exons atgGAGTTCCCCACTCTTCTTCCCGACGCTCTCGCTGATTTTAACGAGCGCTTCTCGGTCTCACTAACTCCCTTCAACGCGACGCTCTCCGAGGATCTGCTGCGTGCGCCTTCAAGTGGCAACGAGACGAGCAGGGCTGCGAGCAGGGACACCACAAGTCTCATCATCGCCGTCTGTATCACGGCTCTGTACTCCCTCATCTGTGTGGTGGGACTGCTGGGGAACGTGCTGGTGATGTACGGGGTGGTCAG GTACACCAAGATGAAGACCGCCACCAACATCTACATCTTCAACCTGGCTCTCGCCGACGCCCTCGCCACCAGCACCCTCCCCTTCCAGAGCGCCAAGTACCTAATGCGCACGTGGCCCTTCGGGGAGCTGCTGTGCAAAGTGGTCATCGCCATCGACTACTACAACATGTTCACCAGCATCTTCACGCTCACGATGATGAGCGTGGACCGCTACATCGCTGTCTGCCATCCGGTGAGGGCACTGGACTTCCGCACGCCTGCCAAAGCCAAGCTCATCAACGTCTGCATCTGGatcctgtcctctgctgtcGGAGTCCCTGTGATGGTCATAGCTATGACCAAGGTGACAGATAAAG GAAACACCGCCTGCACACTCAGATTCCCCAAACCTGAGTGGTACTGGGACACGGTGATGAAAATCTGCGTCTTCATCATTGCCTTCGTGGTCCCCGTCCTCGTCATCACCGTCTGCTACGGTCTGATGATCCTGCGCCTCAAGAGTGTTCGCCTTCTCTCCGGCTCTAAAGAGAAGGACAGGAACATGAGACGGATCACCCGCATGGTCCTGGTGGTCGTAGCGGCCTTCATCATCTGCTGGACTCCCATCCACATCTTCATCATCGTTAAAACCATGGTGGATATCGACCACAAGAACCTCCTGGTGATGGCTTGCTGGCATCTGTGCATTGCGCTGGGCTACACCAACAGCAGCCTCAACCCGGTGCTGTACGCCTTCTTGGATGAGAACTTCAAGAGGTGCTTCAGGGATTTCTGTCTGCCATACCGCTCCCGTCTGGAGCAGAGCAGCTTCTCCAGAGCGCGCAACAGCACACGGgagcctgtgtctgtgtgcgctCCTGCACGGACAGAAGGACCGCCAGCGTGA
- the rcc1 gene encoding regulator of chromosome condensation produces the protein MPAKKTTTKRKSEAIVEDVKDPKKVKVSHRSHGKEAGQVLVLGMGDVGQLGHGEDIFQRKKPSLVSLPEKIVQVVAGGMHTVCLSDTGNVYTFGCNDEGALGRDTTESGSEMVPGKVPLEEKVVQVSAGDSHTAALTDDGEVYMWGAFRDNNGVIGLLEPLKTCTVPVKVPMPEPVVKIASGNDHLVMVTLEGYLYSSGNGEQGQLGRVPEIFSNRGGRKGLERMLVPQIVSLKGKKGKEGKVKCIDVFCGSYFTFAVTKEGHIYGFGLANYHQLGTKSTKICFSPEKLVCFKNSTTSWVQFTGGQHHSVCLDAEGHVYSLGRADYGRLGLGEGAEEKSDPTLVTGMEPASSVACGASVSFAVTREGSVYAWGMGTNLQLGTGEEEDEWSPVKMTGKQLENRVVMMASSGGQHTALLVKDKQES, from the exons tttcCCACAGGAGTCATGGCAAGGAGGCAGGCCAGGTTCTTGTACTGGGCATGGGAGATGTTGGACAGTTGGGTCACGGCGAGGACATCTTTCAGAGGAAGAAGCCGTCCCTTGTGTCCCTGCCAGAGAAAATTGTGCAAGTGGTGGCTGGAGGCATGCACACTGTATGCCTCAGCGACACTGGCAAT gtcTACACTTTTGGCTGTAATGACGAAGGGGCCCTTGGTCGGGACACAACAGAGTCGGGGTCTGAGATGGTTCCAGGAAAGGTGCCACTGGAGGAGAAGGTGGTCCAGGTGTCGGCAGGGGACAGCCACACAGCTGCACTCACAGATGATGGAGAAGTGTACATGTGGGGCGCCTTCAGG GATAACAACGGAGTTATAGGTCTACTGGAGCCCCTGAAAACATGTACTGTTCCAGTCAAAGTCCCCATGCCTGAACCAGTTGTGAAAATTGCATCAG GTAACGACCACCTGGTAATGGTTACGCTGGAGGGATACCTTTACTCATCAGGCAATGGAGAGCAGGGGCAGCTGGGAAGAGTGCCTGAAATCTTTTCAAACAGAGGAGGCAGGAAAGGCCTCG AACGGATGCTGGTGCCACAGATAGTTTCtctgaaagggaaaaaagggaaagaagggAAAGTTAAGTGCATCGACGTCTTCTGTGGATCCTACTTCACCTTTGCTGTCACAAAAGAAGGACATATTTATGGATTTGGCCTCGCCAACTATCACCAGCTGG GCACTAAAAGCACCAAGATATGTTTTTCCCCGGAAAAACTGGTGTGCTTCAAGAACTCCACCACTTCCTGGGTGCAGTTCACTGGAGGGCAACATCACTCAGTCTGCCTTGATGCTGAAG GACATGTGTACAGTCTGGGCAGAGCAGATTATGGTCGTCTCGGTCTGGGCGAAGGCGCTGAAGAGAAGAGTGATCCCACACTTGTGACTGGGATGGAGCCGGCCAGCAGTGTGGCATGTGGGGCGTCTGTCAGCTTTGCTGTGACCAGAGAAG GATCTGTGTATGCCTGGGGCATGGGCACCAACCTGCAGCTTGGCaccggagaggaggaggatgaatgGAGCCCTGTTAAGATGACGGGCAAGCAGCTGGAGAACCGTGTAGTAATGATGGCCTCCAGTGGAGGGCAGCATACAGCTCTTTTGGTCAAAGACAAGCAGGAGAGCTGA